A part of Rhodamnia argentea isolate NSW1041297 chromosome 8, ASM2092103v1, whole genome shotgun sequence genomic DNA contains:
- the LOC115738028 gene encoding uncharacterized protein LOC115738028, which yields MAHQDPTTTTHMAAPSQRWPPRRRTIPLRRRKLPTVRLGGKRPRPGLLLLKMWRKMRLRWLKLRYSCMLKKLKEYYRSLIADIIEAGAAVETFQQRMLMETACAVPGMGFNNFPSVARHRATIF from the coding sequence ATGGCTCACCAAgatcccaccaccaccacccacatGGCTGCCCCGTCGCAGAGGTGGCCGCCTCGCAGGAGAACCATTCCCCTTCGGCGGCGGAAGCTCCCCACCGTCCGGCTTGGTGGGAAGAGACCGCGGCCAGGGCTTCTCTTGCTGAAGATGTGGAGGAAGATGAGGCTGAGGTGGCTCAAGCTGCGATACTCGTGCATGCTGAAGAAGCTCAAGGAGTACTACAGGTCGCTGATCGCGGACATCATCGAGGCCGGCGCCGCGGTGGAGACGTTCCAGCAGAGGATGTTGATGGAGACGGCCTGCGCCGTCCCGGGCATGGGGTTCAATAACTTCCCTTCGGTGGCCAGACACAGAGCCACGATCTTCTGA
- the LOC115737962 gene encoding subtilisin-like protease SBT1.4, which translates to MANLPRFSSSFLILLLFIAPSLSTPQERSPRNPQQTFIVHASSSHKPSLFATHRHWYSSLLRSLPPSNPPSRILYTYRAAAGGFSARLTAPQAEALRRAPGVLSVVPDRIRHLHTTRTPHFLGLTESAGLWPNSDYADDIIIGVLDTGIWPERRSFSDSELGPVPGSWRGACEVGRDFPASACNRKIIGARAFYKGYEAYLQRPIDESRESKSPRDTEGHGTHTASTAAGSVVSNASFYEYAAGEARGMATKARIAAYKICWSLGCFDSDILAAMDQAVSDGVHIISLSVGATGYAPQYDHDSIAIGAFGAVKHGILVSCSAGNSGPGPSTAVNVAPWILTVGASTIDREFPADVVLGDGRIFKGVSLYSGELLGDTKLPLVYADDCGSRYCYDGGLDSTKVAGKIVICDRGGNARVAKGSAVKLAGGVGMILANTEESGEELIADSHLVLATMVGETAGDKIREYARLDPFPTAAIEFHGTVIGPSPPAPKVASFSSRGPNHLTAEILKPDVIAPGVNILAAWTGFNGPTDLDIDQRRVEFNIISGTSMSCPHASGLTALLRKAYADWSPAAIKSALMTTAYNLDNAGRNIKDLASGDESSPFVHGAGHVDPNRALNPGLVYDIDVDDYVGFLCAIGYEPRRIAVFLREPTSSNVCVHRMASPGELNYPSFSVVLKSGGDVVKHRRVVKNVGSSADAVYEVKVNAPENVEVGISPSKLAFSSENQILSYEITFSSIASGLSTPRFGSIEWTDGTHRVRSPIAVKWRQELVESI; encoded by the coding sequence ATGGCCAATCTCCCtcgcttctcctcctccttcctcatcCTCCTGCTCTTCATCGCTCCATCTCTCTCCACCCCACAAGAGCGATCACCCCGCAACCCCCAGCAGACCTTCATCGTCCACGCCTCATCCTCCCACAAGCCCTCCCTCTTCGCCACCCACCGCCACTGGTACTCCTCCCTCCTCCGTTCCCTCCCCCCCTCGAACCCTCCTTCCCGGATCCTCTACACTTACCGGGCCGCTGCCGGCGGCTTCTCCGCCCGCCTCACCGCCCCCCAGGCCGAGGCCCTCCGCCGCGCCCCCGGGGTCCTCTCGGTCGTCCCGGACCGCATCCGCCACCTTCACACCACCCGGACCCCTCACTTCCTCGGCCTCACCGAGAGCGCTGGCCTCTGGCCGAATTCCGATTATGCGGACGACATCATAATCGGGGTTCTTGATACCGGGATCTGGCCCGAGCGGCGGAGCTTCTCCGATTCGGAGCTCGGCCCGGTCCCCGGCTCGTGGAGAGGCGCGTGTGAGGTCGGGCGGGACTTCCCTGCCTCAGCCTGCAATCGGAAGATCATCGGCGCGAGGGCCTTTTACAAAGGGTATGAGGCCTATTTGCAGAGGCCGATTGATGAGTCGAGAGAGTCGAAATCGCCAAGGGACACGGAGGGTCACGGCACGCACACTGCGTCGACGGCCGCCGGATCGGTCGTTTCGAACGCGAGCTTTTACGAGTATGCGGCGGGCGAAGCTAGAGGTATGGCCACTAAAGCAAGAATTGCGGCTTATAAGATATGTTGGAGCTTGGGTTGTTTCGATTCGGATATTCTAGCAGCCATGGATCAGGCTGTTTCGGATGGTGTGCACATAATTTCTTTATCCGTGGGCGCTACCGGGTACGCGCCGCAGTACGATCACGACTCAATTGCGATCGGTGCATTTGGGGCTGTGAAACATGGGATTCTTGTGTCTTGCTCTGCTGGGAATTCCGGTCCCGGCCCCTCCACAGCTGTGAACGTTGCTCCTTGGATTTTGACAGTGGGTGCCTCCACAATTGACAGGGAGTTTCCCGCTGATGTGGTTCTTGGTGATGGGAGGATCTTCAAGGGCGTGTCGCTTTACTCTGGTGAGCTGCTCGGTGACACTAAACTTCCTTTGGTCTATGCCGATGACTGCGGAAGTCGGTATTGCTATGATGGCGGGCTCGATTCCACCAAAGTTGCAGGAAAGATTGTCATTTGTGATAGAGGAGGAAATGCGAGAGTCGCCAAGGGAAGTGCAGTGAAGCTCGCGGGCGGCGTGGGAATGATCCTTGCCAATACTGAAGAGAGTGGCGAAGAATTGATTGCCGATTCGCACCTCGTACTTGCCACTATGGTGGGCGAGACTGCCGGAGATAAGATCCGAGAATATGCCAGGTTAGACCCATTCCCAACAGCAGCTATCGAATTCCATGGCACCGTGATCGGTCCCTCGCCGCCTGCTCCAAAAGTCGCTTCTTTCTCTAGCCGTGGCCCGAACCACCTCACTGCCGAGATCCTTAAACCGGATGTTATAGCTCCAGGCGTTAATATTTTGGCGGCTTGGACAGGATTCAATGGCCCCACGGATCTTGACATCGACCAGAGAAGGGTCGAGTTCAACATTATCTCAGGCACCTCGATGTCATGCCCCCATGCCAGTGGATTAACTGCTCTGCTTCGGAAGGCTTATGCCGATTGGTCTCCGGCCGCGATAAAATCTGCACTGATGACAACTGCTTATAACTTGGATAATGCAGGGAGGAACATCAAGGATCTTGCTAGCGGCGACGAATCCAGCCCTTTTGTTCACGGAGCAGGACATGTGGATCCGAACAGGGCACTTAATCCTGGATTGGTTTACGACATCGACGTTGATGACTACGTGGGGTTTCTCTGTGCTATCGGTTACGAACCACGAAGAATCGCAGTTTTCCTTAGAGAGCCTACGAGTTCTAACGTGTGTGTGCATAGAATGGCTTCTCCTGGAGAATTGAATTATCCATCCTTCTCGGTCGTCCTGAAATCCGGCGGCGATGTTGTGAAGCATAGGAGGGTGGTAAAAAATGTCGGGAGTTCTGCTGATGCAGTTTATGAGGTGAAAGTGAATGCTCCCGAAAATGTCGAAGTTGGCATTTCACCGAGCAAGCTCGCATTTTCTTCAGAAAACCAGATACTTTCCTACGAGATTACATTCTCCAGCATCGCATCGGGGCTGTCTACTCCAAGATTTGGATCGATCGAGTGGACGGATGGGACTCACCGGGTGAGGAGTCCGATCGCTGTCAAGTGGCGTCAGGAGCTTGTGGAATCTATATAA
- the LOC115737967 gene encoding uncharacterized protein LOC115737967, translating into MATSVFHDPVIILALETKQQSLLVPNTDPESSIAVCDCCGLTEECTPAYIERVRERHHGKWLCGLCAEAVKDEILRNNESQRAVGTEEAMAKLRSFCKRSSDSMGPPPNPTVLLISAVKQILKRGLDSRSAPGSPSRNSTEIPGVRALVQS; encoded by the coding sequence ATGGCCACTTCCGTGTTTCACGACCCCGTGATCATACTAGCCCTGGAAACAAAGCAACAATCTCTGCTCGTTCCCAATACGGACCCGGAGTCCTCGATTGCTGTGTGCGACTGCTGCGGCCTCACTGAGGAGTGCACGCCGGCCTACATAGAGCGTGTCCGAGAGCGTCACCATGGGAAATGGTTATGCGGGCTATGCGCCGAGGCCGTGAAGGACGAAATCCTCAGGAACAATGAGAGCCAGAGGGCTGTAGGCACTGAAGAGGCAATGGCCAAGCTCAGGAGTTTTTGCAAGAGGTCTAGCGATTCAATGGGGCCACCTCCGAATCCGACGGTGCTTCTGATATCCGCCGTGAAGCAGATCCTGAAGAGGGGCTTGGACTCGAGATCGGCTCCTGGAAGCCCTTCTAGGAACTCGACGGAAATTCCCGGTGTTCGCGCATTGGTCCAatcttga